The uncultured Desulfuromonas sp. genome has a segment encoding these proteins:
- a CDS encoding TetR/AcrR family transcriptional regulator, with product MTTPHKRKKQPEKVRNKLIECAARIAAEQGPGGLTIQAVADAAGVTKGGLLHHFRDKKQLIESVFGDFLNKLDNEIDHLLAEDPVAYGRFTRAYIMVALKNVAPRSKADMWKAFSLCALTEPQFHNLWNDWIHARLAVHHETDHDPALHIARYAFDGAWSANLMGAISSEEYFALLDRLVDMTKP from the coding sequence ATGACCACCCCGCATAAACGCAAAAAACAACCGGAAAAAGTCCGCAATAAACTCATCGAATGCGCGGCGCGTATTGCCGCCGAACAGGGCCCTGGAGGCCTGACCATCCAGGCGGTTGCCGATGCCGCCGGCGTAACCAAAGGCGGCCTTTTGCACCACTTCAGGGACAAAAAACAGCTGATCGAATCAGTTTTTGGCGATTTTCTCAACAAGCTGGATAATGAGATTGATCATCTGCTTGCCGAGGATCCGGTTGCCTATGGCCGTTTTACCCGGGCCTATATCATGGTGGCTTTGAAAAACGTTGCTCCGCGCAGCAAGGCCGACATGTGGAAAGCCTTTTCCTTGTGTGCCTTAACCGAGCCGCAATTTCACAACCTGTGGAACGACTGGATTCATGCCAGGTTGGCGGTGCACCACGAGACGGATCACGATCCGGCATTGCACATCGCGCGCTATGCCTTTGACGGCGCATGGTCGGCCAACCTGATGGGAGCGATCAGCTCCGAGGAGTATTTTGCTCTTTTGGACCGGCTCGTTGACATGACCAAACCTTGA